ttactttttgTAAACCCTCTGAGGACCAGGTCTAATATATGTCATGTAACTTTTACTTTTGGTCAACATAGCTTtatagggcttgttttttgtgggtcaAGTAGAAAAATTCCacctccttaaaaaaaaacacacctcttgTCTGGATCTGATATTTTTGATTTCCCTAATTTTATATACCGTATATTGGCATCTTCTTCAAAGAGACCTCAGCCCTAGAAGACTATTTTTAAGGTAATTTTGGGTGATCTAATATAGGCTTCACTTTATATAAATGAGTGTGTAATAGTAAATCAAGTCCATCAAGCAGCACCATCACTGTCCTGTTACATGTAGAAGGGGATAAAGTGGTTAATTTCTTGGTTGTTGGACATTTTGAACTAACATATAAAGCTTGGTTCACATTTGTCCAGTCATACGACATTGTCCCTGATGGGACTAGATGGGAAGGCCAGATGCCACAAGCTAGAACCTCTTCATCCGATATCTAATCTGTTGCCCCATAGGCTAAATTGGGGTGCAACACCAGATGTGTGTACCATCCGGCCATCAAGCCTGGATTccctgaataaaaaaaataaaaaaaacaattatgcCATGCTTTTTGATATGGTGCCTCTTGGGCAGGCGGCAAATATGCTGGACCCCACATATATGTGCACAAGACCTGAGATCATTTACAGATCAAAACGTGAGAATCCTATTTACACAAACATTCACAAGGTTTCAACTTCTGATTTTATTTATAGGGTATAATTCTGctagttgaaatttttttttgtttacagcaTACACTAACCATCAATTGTTATACAAATCATGGACAGTTTGGGGTTGTGGGGATACCACATATATGTTTATTGGTCATttcatatgtatgtgtgtacttttatttctgctttttaaatttaaaggggttatttcaaACTTATATCAGGTCCCTAAACCTAATAATAATAGTTGTGCCACCACAAGCAGTATCAACTTCTATAACACTGTTTAAGAATTTTGGCCATTGTCATAGCATCTCAGCGGGTTTCAAATTTGACTTCACGCTCCCATATGTTCCTTGGATCGCTGTACTGTTGTATAACCCAACAGAGCTGGAGCCTTAGGTCCTGGACTAATTGGCAGACAGTCACCATCAGGATTTTCTCGTACAGAGGATTCACTGTTCCATCAACTGTGACAAGTCACCCAGGTCCTACAAAAGCCAAGCAGCCCCAGACTTTTAGTCTTTTATAATACTGTTCAAAAATTTGGGCCATTGTCACAGCATCTTATTGGGTTTCAAATTTGACTTTGCACTCCCATGTGTTCCTCGAATCTCTGTACTGTTGTATAACCCAACAGAGCTGGAGCTTTAGGTCCTGGAACGATGGGCAGACAGTCATCGTCAGGATTTTTGCATTGAGAGGATTCACTGTTCCATCAATTCAGACAAGTCACCCAGGTCCTACAAAAGCAAAGCAGCCCGAAACCATCACACTGCCTCTACCATGTCTCACTGCTAGTATAATGAAACCCACATGTTATTCCCCACCCCCCACAGTCCACAGGAACCTATCCCAAAAGTctggatttttttaataaatgtgagACAAGACTTTGTGTTCTTTTTAGAGTAGTATGGTTTTTTACCTTGTGACTCTCCCATGGAAGCCATTTTTGCCCAGTGTGTTTCTTATTGTAAAACTGTGTAGGGTAACCATTAAGGTATATTCCATCCAGTAACAATAGAGCAGGCGGTACAGCATGGATGCTGCTGCTCAGTCTACAGGAGTTTTTAGAGATGTCCATGCGCTGTACTCTGGAACAGCGACTCGTAGAGTCGGGCCCCCATTATCATGATTGGTCAGGGACCCAGTGGTcaaaccaccaccaccatcagacacttattccctatcctgtggataataaCTTTTAGTGTAGCCCTCACTGTGATTCTGCATCCTGGAGCATTAGTAATGGTGCTGTTATCCATCCCAGACTGGTAGACTTCAATGACTTTGGCATCTGTACGTGACTCTCTCTATAATGTGGCATCACATGCTGCTCTTTGAGGGTTTCTAGCTGCTTCACATTGCTGTTCCAGTTCTACAAATGTGGTGTGTAAATCCATCAGATCTGACAGGAACCATCATGGGTTTGGCCAGTGAAGCTTAATCTGATTGTCTATAAAATTTCGGTAACTGGCTGTGGTGGCAGAAACCTTTTACACAAGGCCAGGTAGGGCTCAACAGGGTAATTTTTGCTAAAATAAGATAAATCGGTACATGAATCTTAGAGTGTTATTTTGGGTAATCTTTGTCTAATATTTAAAGTAGTTGATCGAAAACATTCAAGTGCGActaatatacaaaaagaaaagACACTATTTGTCTATTAGCAGGTATAGTATACAGGCAATGGTTATTGCATATCTAGATTTGCCCTAACAAAAAATAACCTGCGGTCCTCCGATGCCAGATCCATGACACAATAAAAGGGCCACAGTAGTTTTCTTGTTTGCCTTCAGATGCCCCCATTGATGCCTGCCATTGAAGGGAGCTATGGCCATTGCCTCACATGATCACCATGATGTGACTACTGCCTCCACCATGGCAAGCATATTCATCATGTGTATggccaataataataacaaaatacaataaaactaCAAATAAGATGCAACATTGGTCATTGCTCCATGATACATCATATGATCTCCCTATGACTTTTTATGGGGCTTCTCTTTTAGGTACTCACCAGCTGAAGATAACAAGCGTTCCTCTGCAGAAGGGCAGCACCGGGCCTGTCAGGGTGTACTGTGAGCTTGATGTCGGAGAAGCCAAAGATGTTGGGGTCTTTTGGTTCCGTCATAGGAAGGGggaaacatctccagaatctatTCTATATCTCAGCAACACAGGGAAGCCAACATACAAGGATACCAGAACTTCGGAAAAGTTCACGTCAGTTTCAACTTCAGGAGGGTCCCAGTTCATCCTGACAGTAAATGTATTCGATAAGATGGACCAaggcacttactactgtatgatCAATAAAAACTCAGTGCTTCAAATAAGCCCCGGCTTACCACTCGTCTATCCTGAAGGTAACCACCTCATACAGTTTTTTCATCTTCTGgtatcaaacaataaaaaaaattacatttttgagTTCCATTGTTCTCCATATTccttattttttctatttattttgggGTTTATTTGTATTTCTTATTTTGTATTTATGATTTGTTCATATACTTTATTTTCTGAAGAAAATATCTTTGTATATTTATGCTTTTTACCTataaataatatactgtatatatatattccaatttGTTTGCATTTCTTGTTtgtatttatatatgtgtgtttatatattttattttctaaaaaaaaaaaaaaaagaaaaaacctttGTTTTACCTATTCCCAGTTTGTTTTTAATTCAGTTTACGCGTAGGTTTTATTTGTATTTATGTTTTGTGTTTATATTTTGTTAATATATTTTATCTtctaaatatatatttctatatttatGCTTTGATTATTTTTACtcattttttttaagtgacaacaCCCAAACCAAAAACAACCAAACCACCTCCAGCTAGAACGACGGTTGCAGTAAATCCATGTAATTGTCCGCCAGGTATGTTCCGCATTCTTTTTGTATGAGTGGCATGGGTGTATCGGGGGAGGGGGCTTGGTCCATGTGTGTGCTGGGTTCTGTGTATTGAAGGAGGTTGAGGGcacatcgtatggaaaattcgctatgcgatcgttttgcgatcccttaagcctatctcacacataggtgaaattgttgaaagactgtttacactgaatgatctgcgaattttttgcgaacgatcaacgatgatttgtgaacatgttgaaagatcaaaatgaacgatttatcgcttgtcgtttgatcgttcgctgcgtttacacgtacgattatcgttcgaatttgatcgttatcgtgcaaattcgaacaataaatcgttccgtgtaaaaggaccataagaaagGACAAAACAGTCAATCGGGTAACAGGAATCATGATGGCAAGAGGATATCAGAGGGATGATTTTGTGAGAAGCAGTGATCGCCCTATGTTAGGTCCCATTGTCATATGTTCAGCTTTCCCATCtatattcccttaaaggggttaggcttagaaaaagaaaaactactTTCTTGGAAAAGCAGTGCCACCCTTGTACTCAGGTttggtgtggtattacaagtcatCTCCAGtcacttgaatggaactgagctgcaaaacttcaCACCCAGCCtgaagacaggagaggtgctgtttctggaggaaagcgaccaggtttttctaggcctggaaaaaccctttCAGAACATGACAAAAGGGATTAATAGGGATTATAAATTTATACATGGCGCAACTGTTCTCATCTGAACTaacttaacttaaaaaaaaaataaaaaataacttccTAAAAcaattatagtaaaaaaaaaaaaaaaaaaaacatgtatatgCTGTAATTCTATTCAGAGAATTAATTTTTATATCTGTATGTGCTCAAGATggagtgaaaaagtgtaaaaaaaaaaaaaatactcacctgctgccGAACCCTCTGTCCGTGCTGTTCCAAGAGTGCAGTCTATGTTACCTATAATATTACATTGTAAATAGTATACGACTCACCGCTGATTATGACAAGTCAGTAAGATTGTGGCCATACATTATAGGAAGTtgtctctgtatatattgtgtatataacaATTATTTTATTTTGGTTATTTAGAAAGTAAAGAGCCTGAAGCCCTGGGATTATCCTGTGACCTGTTTGTATGGGCTCCTTTGGCAGGACTATGTGGAGTATTCCTGATCTGTCTTCTGATCACTTCCATAATGCTCTGCTGCCGTAAGATAttttagatctatctatctatctatctatctatctatctcctatctatctatctatctatctatctcctatctatctatctatctatctatctatctatctatctatctatctatctatctatctatctatcttctatctgtatcctatctatctatctatcttctatctgtatcctatctatctatctatctatctatctatcttctatctatctcctatctatctatctcctatctatctatctatctatctatctatctcctatctatatctcctatctatctatctatctatctatctatctatctatctatctatcttctatctatctcctatctatctatgtaaactctatctatctatctatctatctatctatctatctatctcctatctatctatctatctatctcctatctatctatctatctatctatctatctatctatctatctatctatcttctatctatctcctatctatctatgtaaaatctatctatctatctatctatctatctatctatctatctcctatctatctatctatctatctatctatctatgtaaaatctatctatctagattatATGTTTCTATCTGCCTATCATCTATCTTCCTTCACTTCTGAATTTCTTCAAAATAGTAGCTTGTGATTCTTTTTCTGGTTTCCGTCCCCACTAAGCCTTATTAGAATACATCACTTTGCAGCTttctctatatactgacagctgaatAGCCCATTATTTGATCTCCTCTTCTTTACTTAAGAATAATGGAATGGATTTTATTTGTGCGGTAACCTGTGGACTCAGAGTTAGGGAAACTCCTTAATGTGGCCGTACATTTTTAATACCTGTCCATTTGGCcaccagttatctctcccgtcatTCCCGTACACACAAATATTCAGCACAGCCAAACATTTATATCAtctctatggggagggaggagtaagccgcagccagacagctctgatgTCAGTTTATCCCTCCAACAACAAAGGGTTGGGCAGAAATACTCCAACCCATCCAATGTCATCTATGGGTAGAGAGTTGGGAGGCTGCCATACACTTGGAAAAACATCCAAATCCACCATGATTGATtattataaggtgtatgggcatctATAGACTGAAACAGTTAAAAAGCAACATTTAACGTGACTATGTGTAATATATTACTGATGATAACTAAGACCATATATGTCAGCTACAATAATATAAATTACTGTAACCAATtacaaacagtatatatcatagaaacataaaagattgtcggcataaaaaaaaagcaaacttgGTCCATCTATATCCCAGGAGGCCGGTGATATTGTGATATTCGGTATACTTACAATCAGGCATCTTACATGAGGCAGCTTctatgaccatctataaggctgCGGGTGGGAAATCTAGTTTTATCTCCTACCATCAAAGAGAAAAGAATTTATCAAcattcttaaagcaaatgtaccactagtacatcgctcttttgttttttacatgcacATACCAGCGCGGAGATACTgttgctgcggtccttttttagaACCGCCACCTGGTGTAAGTCTATTAGTGAGCACCGGCCAGTCATGGGGCCCCCAGTGTGATAGTCTGTCCTCTGTGAAGCGGCTTTGtattctaagggtggtattacacgggccgatgggggcccgataatacctgtaaacgagcagcaatctgctagatcgttgctcgtttacttggcctattacacggcccgataatcgttaaacaagggctgcagtgacatcgttaccgatgtccttgcagcctttgtttaaactgtatacatacctaatccatggtccagggttcctcttcttcttaacttctccccgggttCGCGCACTTCAGATTCACAGtggcttgtctctgctgacaggcagctcggccaatcactggctgcggcggatccggcctgtgattggccgaggggcctgtcagctgacacaggccgctgagaagccggagcgcacgggacccggtaagaagctctgaggaagaggaagcctggaccatggattaggtatgtattcttctttgctaatcgtcagccgcgcaccactattacacgtagcgttgcacggtcggcgcctgacgattataggtctgaacttatatcaacgatcaaccggctgatcgctgtctttagtacacggaacgataatcgggcgaatcgggccgattatcgttccgtgtaatagtaccctaatagaGCCAAGTCACACATGGGagagggtttcatcacactgggggccgccaggtctgcccccagtgcttcacgcCCGGCCGGTGCTCCGTAATAGACCAACCCCGTGCGCGGGAATcgggtggtggttcaaaaaaaggaccacagcaccagcatctccGCACTGGTATGTgcatgttaaaaacaaaaaagcaatgtactagtggtatattcgctttaaataaaatatagaatCCATATAAAATCCAAGCGTGTAACTTTTCTCATCTAACACATAAGCCAGTGCTACGTAAGCACCATCCATTACTTTCCACATTGCTGTACTATCCATTGTATCTATAGCCTAAAGCACCTAATACATGATGTCTGACCATTCTCTATTTCCATCATGCCATATGCTTGTTGTGAATACTAGAGAACCTGTAAACCATATTGCTTCTAGAGCATTTCTTTTCCCATTATATTCCATCATTTGAAGtcatataaggttttttttttaatgttttaggaACAAGAAGACGGCGATGCCGCTGTAAGCCAAGGTGAGAACAGCTCAATGCTGAGGTCAATGCTCGACTCTCACTGTCCTCAGATCAGGCAGGACTATTAATGCTGAATATAATGTGGTATAAAACACATCAAAGATGCGGGTGGTATTTCCTGTTTGTTCGTATTTTTGTAGACTTATCAGCTTTATAAAACTCTATACAGACGGACATAGAATGACTATACCTCAAGACATGACGTCAATACAATCTCTTATGTTCTATGCATAGAAcattacaacccccaacatgacatGATCACTGGATGTGACCATAAAACTATTTTACTGGATTTCACTTAAagcagttatttatttatttttttaaagttttctatgtttaaattaagGTTAtatatatggccactaggtgtctccctttattGCGCATGAGTACAGCCGCTacacatccacattcagtagcagagaatcctgggagtgcttgcattgtatggtcagctctcctgtcacacttcaccaaaacctctgtaacctcaCAGTGACATTATAATGACTGAATTATTGCATAACAAAGAATATATACACTATAGGGCGGAAAGCCCAAAACACAGCTGGGCTTGTTCCCACTGggtataaaatataacttttaatgatttttggtaataaaataaaaaattcatagTGGCCTTAAAgaggacaggctcccgacccccgcttgAGCCCCTCATACTTTgcgtgctgctgagatgagtccgacgctcatagagaatgaatggagcgttggactcaccattcattctctatgagtttCAGACCCATCTCAGCGGCGCTCGCGCCGGGCTTCCCGCGGGGATATCTCCGTACCGGGACCGGTACTGgggggagttaaaaaaaaaacaactgtataGCCCCTCGACTAGTTTCACCGTAGCCTGGGCGTCATCAGGGGTAGGGCTTGTGGCTAGGTAGCGCTACTATTGCCTTTTATTTATAGGTGCCTTCAGTGACCTCACCAGGTCAATGTGCATAGTTAACCAATCAGTCATCCTATACATCTCTCTTCTGCCCTTTCTCAAATGTCAGATGCCATTTGGTTAACTGCCAATGACCGTCATTCTGCCTACGGCCATATCTCTAGTGATATACGCATGTAAATACTACACTTTATTGGTGTTAGACTTCACTCACCAATCCGACTGTCCTGTACTGACTGTACTGCTGTCATATTTGTCAAGTCAAACTCCAGGAATGCAAAATCTGCCACCAGAGGCGGAATAcacatggcagaagcggccctgcttaGTTGATATACAACAGTTACATGCACAATAAACTGGTATCTTCCCTTGTGTGAGcgcgcaaaggactgggactacCAGTGTTTGGCCTCTttctttgaacagagaaaagaccaagagGGAGCTTGGCGCACAGTTTCGCcacatgtataacattgatttaacatAGAAAAGTTagactggattcacactgcggttttgcagtctgtttaatgtatccatttgtttttttaaatcagatagtttttattgaagtttctatacaacttttttttaaaacacatatAGAAACAATGTAttaatttttaaatggttacttttaacgtcaAAAACATGGGcaatcacatttttgtgtacgctaaaaaagggGGGGAACCCCATCTGTTttgtactttttaaaaaaaataatgtaggtcaatggaaaaacggatccaaacagatttcacacaattgcatttgtttttccatccgttttctttttcttcataaaacatatatgttatttaaacggactgcaaaaacgcagtgtgaactattgaggtctgtatacagtctgCAGTCACCAAAAAGTGGTGCAAAGTTGCCTGAAGATGCTTTTTACCTTCATTTGTTGGCTTGGGCTTGGTAGTAATTGTACAATCTGTCCAAGGTTTTCTACCAGGGAATATTTCGAAGATAAATCTGGTTTCCCTTAGTCCACTCAGCAGCACAATAGTGGGGATATATCAGTTCACATGGCAGAGAAATCCCCACTTTTGTGCTGACGATAAAGATGTAAGGGACGTATAGGTTTGTAGGAACCACTGTCAGGGCAATACTTTTCCTGCATGTTTATAGAGTGCACATGTACTGCAATATGTTGCCCAAATAATGGCATACTGTGCCTGAATAGAGCCTAATGGGGTCCACATAGTGCCATACAGAAACTTGACGAACCATAGAATAAGAGGTTATATAGTAGACTCGCCCTGTACCTGGCACAGTTTAGCTGGTAGCTAGATGCACATATCCCCTAGTATGTAAGAGACAGAAATGAGAGGTGAGAACCAAAAGTTTTTTTCCAATGGTTGGTGGTTGAGTGTGACTGTACTAGCACTGTGGTCAGCATGGTATCACGGCCACTGTACTCTGTGAATTTGAGCCGTCgcgcatacacacacaaaaaaaaataacccaaCCACACATAAGTTTCATTTCCTTAATAATCGTAACTGCAGAAAAGTTTCTTCTCATTTTTTCCTTTACATTTTTGGACAATGTCTCCGATTACATGCCCTCTTTCCGGACACTCACTAAGAGAAATAGGCTGTAGTATAGTAACCAATGTCATCTATGGAACTCCATGTTATTTTAATACCCAATGGAAGATGGCAACATTGGGAGATGTCACATTGTGGAAAAGTTGTAGGAGTTCCTCTATGGACGTGGACAGGACTGGACTCTCAGAGATTATGTGTTGTCTATGCAGAGTGCAATGGTTGAAATGGACCCTGGAAGCATTAGTTTTCTTATGGTCCATCTAGTGATGACAAATGGGGATATCTCTGTAACTCCCTGTAATGGGCAGTGGATGTGGACCCGCTGCACTACCGAATCAGTTTGGCTTTGGGTCAcgcagggagcagagtctaagtttCCACCCTTTATCCTACTCCAGGATGCGGACACTGGACTTTCGCAGCTAGAGGACAGAAAGGTCGCTGGTCCCGATGTGGGTAGCACCCAGTTCTAGTAAGCCAAGCAGTGCCAATGAGACAGCAGCAGGATCAGGATACGACAGCAGCAGGATCAGGGCAGGATCAGGATAAGACAGCAGCAGGATTAGGGCAGGACCAGGATAAGACAGCAGCAGGATCAGGATAAGACAG
Above is a window of Dendropsophus ebraccatus isolate aDenEbr1 chromosome 7, aDenEbr1.pat, whole genome shotgun sequence DNA encoding:
- the CD8A gene encoding T-cell surface glycoprotein CD8 alpha chain — translated: MVSHTMFTSLTILLCLFSCTHQLKITSVPLQKGSTGPVRVYCELDVGEAKDVGVFWFRHRKGETSPESILYLSNTGKPTYKDTRTSEKFTSVSTSGGSQFILTVNVFDKMDQGTYYCMINKNSVLQISPGLPLVYPEVTTPKPKTTKPPPARTTVAVNPCNCPPESKEPEALGLSCDLFVWAPLAGLCGVFLICLLITSIMLCCRTRRRRCRCKPRPMDDKNGNMNMAKRQI